The Humulus lupulus chromosome 3, drHumLupu1.1, whole genome shotgun sequence genome window below encodes:
- the LOC133822151 gene encoding uncharacterized protein LOC133822151 has product MLAAKPLRKLLSKGYAREVFKWSRESRNVSQFDITKNGEPARHGWNYRWIVGYDHDAENFSVRHYSSHFNDKCSGELTDKVLRNIPEFVKIVEVGPRDGLQNEKNIVPTSVKVELIKMLVSSGLQVIEATSFVSPKWVPQLSDAKDVMEAIQNVEGASFPVLTPNLKGFEAAVAAGAKEVAIFPAASESFSKRNLNCSIEDSLIRYRDVARAAKKLSIPVRGYISCVVGCPLEGKVSPSQVAYVAKELYDMGCSEISLGDTIGVGTPGTVIPMLEAVINAVPIDMLAVHFHDTYGQALSNTLVSLQVGITTVDSSVSGLGGCPYAKGATGNVATEDVVYMLNGLGVRTNVDLEKLIMAGEFISNHLGRSSGSKAATALRKVPSCSSKL; this is encoded by the exons ATGCTAGCCGCGAAGCCTTTGCGTAAACTATTGAG TAAAGGGTATGCAAGAGAGGTGTTCAAGTGGAGTAGAGAGTCCAGAAATGTATCTCAGTTTGATATCACGAAAAATGGTGAACCGGCACGGCACGGATGGAATTATAGATGGATAGTTGGCTATGACCATGATGCTGAAAATTTCTCTGTTCGTCATTATAGCTCTCATTTCAATGACAAGTGCTCAGGGGAATTAACAGATAAG GTTCTTAGAAATATTCCAGAATTTGTAAAGATAGTTGAAGTTGGACCGCGAGATGGATTGCAGAATGAGAAAAACATTGTCCCTACCTCTGTAAAGGTTGAATTGATTAAAATGCTAGTCTCTTCGGGGTTACAAGTTATAGAAGCTACAAGTTTTGTCTCACCAAAATGGGTTCCACAG CTATCAGATGCTAAGGATGTAATGGAAGCAATTCAAAATGTTGAAGGAGCTAGTTTCCCTGTGTTAACTCCTAATCTTAAA GGTTTTGAGGCAGCTGTTGCTGCTGGTGCTAAGGAAGTTGCCATCTTTCCTGCGGCCTCTGAGTCCTTTTCAAAAAGAAATCTCAACTGTAGCATTGAAGATAGTTTAATTCGGTATCGTGATGTTGCCCGTGCTGCTAAAAAGCTTTCAATTCCTGTTCGTGG ATACATATCATGTGTTGTGGGGTGTCCACTGGAAGGAAAGGTATCTCCATCACAAGTAGCATATGTGGCCAAAGAACTTTATGATATGGGTTGCTCGGAGATTTCTCTTGGCGATACAATTGGTGTCGGTACACCTG GTACTGTTATTCCAATGCTTGAAGCTGTTATTAACGCCGTGCCTATTGACATGCTAGCTGTccattttcatgatacatatggaCAGGCTCTTTCAAATACACTGGTCTCCCTCCAG GTAGGGATTACCACTGTGGACTCATCAGTCTCCGGTCTTGGGGGCTGCCCATATGCCAAAGGAGCTACTGGCAATGTCGCGACTGAGGATGTTGTGTACATGCTTAATGGACTTGGAGTGAGGACCAATGTCGATCTCGAAAAGCTCATCATGGCTGGGGAATTCATTTCGAATCACTTGGGACGCTCATCTGGTTCAAAGGCAGCAACTGCCTTGAGAAAAGTTCCTTCTTGTTCCTCCAAGCTATGA